A DNA window from Microcystis aeruginosa NIES-843 contains the following coding sequences:
- a CDS encoding lipid-A-disaccharide synthase-related protein: MKLLFLSNGHGEDEIAIRIIKRLQSSPHCPGITALPLVGNGYAYTRLGIPLLDRGQKMPSGGFITRDAKQLWRDLREGLLGLTSRQYRLVRNWGQEGGKIVAVGDILPLALAWLSERDYTFVGTAKSEYYLRDEQGWLDSSSMIDRLWGSYYYPWERWLMAHPRCRGVFPRDSLTSKILQQWSIPVVDGGNPMMDDLLPSITGDFPQDCLNILLLPGSRFPESLHNWQQIIEAVAAIIGRFPDYKLEFLAAIAPSLPLESFTAALISQGWGEHSTNKFICQEVFITISQTDYAEYLGRCHLAIAMAGTATEQFVGLGKPAITIAGSGPQFTAHFATLQQRLLGCSILLGDSAESVADKLEYLLQNPPKWQEIAVNGRQRMGAAGASDRIAQWLLGNFCP, encoded by the coding sequence GTGAAATTATTATTTTTGAGTAATGGCCACGGTGAAGACGAGATCGCGATCCGGATTATTAAAAGACTGCAATCATCTCCCCACTGTCCTGGTATTACTGCTTTACCCCTAGTGGGTAACGGTTATGCTTATACTCGTCTGGGGATTCCCCTTCTCGATCGAGGTCAAAAAATGCCCTCTGGGGGTTTTATCACCAGGGATGCGAAACAATTATGGCGAGATCTACGGGAGGGATTATTAGGATTAACCTCTCGTCAATACCGTCTGGTCAGAAATTGGGGCCAAGAAGGGGGAAAAATTGTCGCGGTGGGAGATATCTTACCCCTTGCCCTTGCTTGGTTGAGCGAGAGGGATTATACTTTTGTGGGAACGGCTAAATCGGAATACTATCTCCGGGATGAGCAGGGATGGTTAGATAGTAGCTCGATGATCGATCGCCTCTGGGGTTCCTATTATTATCCTTGGGAACGCTGGTTAATGGCTCATCCTCGCTGTCGGGGGGTTTTTCCCCGGGATAGTTTAACTAGCAAAATTTTACAACAGTGGTCAATTCCCGTTGTCGATGGGGGTAATCCGATGATGGATGACCTTTTACCCTCGATAACGGGCGATTTTCCCCAAGATTGCCTAAATATTCTGCTGCTACCCGGTTCGCGCTTTCCCGAATCTCTCCACAATTGGCAGCAAATTATCGAGGCTGTGGCCGCCATTATCGGACGTTTTCCCGATTATAAGCTGGAATTTTTGGCGGCGATCGCTCCTTCTCTCCCCCTAGAATCTTTTACGGCTGCTTTAATTTCCCAGGGTTGGGGAGAACATAGCACAAATAAGTTTATTTGTCAAGAAGTATTTATAACTATTTCTCAAACGGATTACGCCGAATATTTAGGCCGCTGCCATCTGGCCATCGCCATGGCGGGAACTGCCACGGAACAGTTCGTCGGTTTGGGTAAACCGGCGATCACAATTGCGGGATCCGGACCACAGTTTACTGCTCATTTTGCCACACTGCAACAGCGTTTATTAGGCTGTTCAATTCTCTTGGGCGATAGTGCCGAGTCAGTGGCGGACAAGTTAGAATATTTATTACAAAATCCCCCAAAGTGGCAAGAAATCGCCGTTAATGGTCGTCAGAGAATGGGGGCAGCTGGGGCTTCCGATCGCATTGCCCAATGGTTACTAGGCAATTTTTGCCCTTAA
- a CDS encoding DUF751 family protein — translation MGDFFDNVSRYPRYLISFSLGIFFAFFGWLAPLLKNPLTAIALVGFLGGTFAFLYFTLKAMLGLA, via the coding sequence ATGGGCGACTTTTTTGATAACGTGAGCCGTTACCCCCGCTATCTGATTAGCTTTAGTTTAGGGATTTTCTTCGCCTTTTTCGGCTGGTTAGCCCCTTTATTAAAAAATCCCCTCACAGCGATCGCACTTGTGGGTTTTCTGGGGGGAACTTTCGCCTTTCTTTATTTCACCCTCAAAGCCATGCTCGGATTAGCTTGA
- a CDS encoding IS630-like element ISMae23 family transposase, producing the protein MPAKDFLDLEEKKNLQKALKEEERAEVRERILMFLLLNDGKTQREIAEFIGCSLKTVAPWCVHGDPNNIESLEDGRKNGNHKKATEEYINLLLKIVDEDPKELGYEFGRWTAARLAEHLEKETGIKLSGSQVRRILRRKKYVYIWAKYSLEDKQDKKLRKAFKEKLDEYLKLAKEKPESIQVWFWDGAFKVATQVRHTAPHECGFSLRVIRRRAWTKKGKRKKVNGQRKRGRVNVMGALRYNDKKRVCFMIKKGNSETFHEQLKKLHEEIRQEWINLGNLPEDFREKGPKIIIILDNASYHKKKDVIEQVEKELPNIRLEFLPAYSPDYNLIELVWHSAKEYIANREFENKEELEKVVNQLLNEGGLIIKWSRKLKNKGNAVNVT; encoded by the coding sequence ATGCCAGCCAAAGATTTCCTAGACTTAGAAGAAAAGAAAAACTTACAAAAAGCTCTTAAAGAAGAAGAAAGAGCAGAGGTTAGGGAAAGAATTTTAATGTTTCTCTTGCTAAACGACGGAAAAACTCAACGAGAAATAGCTGAGTTTATTGGCTGTTCACTCAAAACAGTCGCCCCTTGGTGTGTTCATGGCGATCCTAACAATATAGAAAGTCTAGAAGATGGTAGAAAAAATGGAAATCATAAAAAAGCCACAGAGGAATATATTAATTTACTATTGAAAATAGTTGATGAAGACCCGAAGGAATTGGGATATGAATTCGGGAGATGGACAGCGGCAAGATTAGCAGAGCATCTAGAAAAGGAAACAGGAATTAAACTGAGTGGCTCGCAAGTGAGAAGAATATTGAGAAGAAAAAAGTATGTGTATATCTGGGCAAAATATAGTCTAGAAGATAAGCAAGACAAGAAATTAAGAAAAGCATTTAAAGAAAAATTAGATGAATATTTAAAGTTAGCGAAAGAAAAGCCAGAGTCAATCCAGGTATGGTTTTGGGACGGGGCTTTCAAGGTGGCGACGCAGGTTCGCCACACAGCCCCTCATGAGTGTGGATTTAGTTTGAGAGTAATAAGAAGGAGAGCTTGGACAAAAAAAGGAAAGCGAAAAAAAGTGAATGGGCAAAGAAAAAGAGGAAGGGTGAATGTGATGGGAGCCTTAAGATATAATGATAAAAAAAGAGTCTGTTTTATGATCAAAAAAGGAAATTCAGAAACTTTCCATGAACAATTAAAGAAACTTCATGAAGAGATTCGTCAAGAATGGATAAACTTGGGAAATCTGCCCGAAGATTTTCGAGAAAAGGGGCCGAAGATTATCATTATATTAGACAATGCTAGTTATCACAAAAAGAAAGATGTTATTGAGCAGGTGGAAAAAGAGTTGCCCAATATTAGGCTAGAGTTTTTACCAGCTTATAGTCCAGATTACAACCTAATAGAATTAGTGTGGCATTCCGCTAAAGAATACATAGCTAATCGAGAATTTGAAAATAAAGAAGAACTGGAAAAAGTAGTCAATCAGCTTTTAAATGAAGGGGGATTGATTATTAAATGGAGTAGAAAACTTAAAAATAAGGGTAATGCTGTCAATGTAACTTAA
- a CDS encoding UPF0175 family protein produces the protein MKLLPLNETSMNLILPSKLLQTVQMTEAQMLTEIAIMLYQQQRLQFEQAAELTGMALDDFYQLLVSRNILTPPTDPDDEPKELILTSLCISLQQAKEGKVHPISELWDGIDD, from the coding sequence ATGAAGTTACTGCCACTTAATGAAACCTCTATGAACCTCATCCTTCCCTCTAAACTTCTGCAAACAGTACAAATGACTGAAGCTCAAATGCTCACGGAAATCGCTATCATGCTCTATCAGCAGCAACGCCTTCAATTTGAACAAGCAGCCGAACTAACGGGAATGGCACTCGATGATTTCTACCAATTGCTAGTATCGCGTAATATCCTCACTCCACCCACTGACCCTGACGACGAACCAAAAGAACTCATCCTCACCAGTCTTTGTATTTCTCTTCAGCAAGCTAAAGAAGGCAAAGTACATCCCATCTCTGAACTCTGGGATGGCATAGATGACTGA
- a CDS encoding IS630-like element ISMae26 family transposase (programmed frameshift) yields the protein MRPYSVDFRQKIIDVWKKEKISIRGLAQRFDVAKSFIQKLLKQHKETGDIRPRPQGGSPPTKLNSEQLIILIEIIEANNDATLEELSDLLYEKTQVKVSRATLGRLTQKLNYSFKKKTLHAAEKESDRVEQKRVEYWSEVREIEASKLIFIDESGVNLALLRLYARALIGRRARGRKPQKRGRNISIISAISLEKVVASVNIYGAVDAVTFEGFILKEVLPKIKEGDCLIMDNAKIHLGEMVREIIEQEKARLIYLPPYSPEFSPIENFWSKVKATLRKLKARTYKDLIEGIELAMLEVTQKDIRNWFTHCCYCTS from the exons ATGAGACCCTATTCCGTAGATTTTCGCCAAAAAATTATCGATGTCTGGAAGAAAGAAAAAATTTCCATTCGAGGACTAGCCCAGAGATTTGACGTGGCTAAAAGCTTTATTCAGAAGTTATTGAAGCAACATAAAGAAACAGGAGATATCCGTCCTCGTCCGCAAGGGGGAAGTCCGCCAACCAAGTTAAATAGTGAACAACTGATAATTTTAATAGAAATCATCGAAGCTAACAATGATGCAACTCTCGAAGAATTATCGGACTTACTGTATGAAAAGACACAGGTGAAAGTCAGTAGAGCCACCCTGGGGCGGCTTACGCAAAAACTCAATTACAGTTTCA AAAAAAAAACACTACACGCGGCGGAAAAAGAAAGTGACAGGGTAGAGCAAAAAAGAGTGGAATACTGGTCAGAAGTTCGGGAAATTGAGGCATCAAAACTAATTTTCATCGATGAATCGGGGGTAAATTTAGCCCTTTTGAGACTCTATGCTAGAGCCTTAATTGGCCGAAGAGCTCGGGGAAGAAAACCACAAAAAAGAGGGAGAAATATTTCAATAATTAGTGCTATAAGCTTAGAAAAAGTTGTCGCATCAGTCAACATATACGGTGCAGTGGATGCGGTAACATTTGAAGGATTTATTCTAAAGGAAGTGCTGCCAAAAATTAAAGAAGGAGACTGTCTGATCATGGATAACGCCAAGATTCATCTCGGAGAAATGGTCAGAGAAATAATCGAACAAGAAAAAGCTAGACTCATCTATTTACCTCCTTATTCTCCCGAATTCTCTCCTATTGAAAACTTTTGGTCAAAAGTGAAAGCGACGTTAAGAAAACTGAAGGCGAGAACTTACAAAGACTTAATAGAAGGGATTGAATTGGCTATGTTAGAAGTTACTCAAAAAGATATTCGCAATTGGTTTACTCACTGTTGCTACTGTACCTCATAA
- the tsaE gene encoding tRNA (adenosine(37)-N6)-threonylcarbamoyltransferase complex ATPase subunit type 1 TsaE: protein MIIDLPDREATVNLGEKLGQTLASGSVILLKGDLGAGKTTLVQGIGLGLGIQEPIASPTFTLVNEYNEGRLPLYHLDLYRLQGQDIEALYLENYWQGIEVDLGIVAIEWSERLTFLPENYLEITLLDRGEQGRRALLNFVGGDEKNSDPTGIAIST, encoded by the coding sequence ATGATTATCGACTTACCCGATCGAGAAGCTACTGTCAATTTAGGCGAAAAACTGGGGCAAACCTTGGCCTCTGGCAGTGTAATTTTATTAAAAGGCGATTTGGGAGCGGGAAAAACCACCTTAGTACAGGGAATTGGCCTAGGATTGGGCATTCAAGAGCCTATAGCTAGTCCTACCTTCACCCTCGTTAACGAATATAACGAAGGCCGCCTTCCTTTGTATCATTTGGATTTGTATCGTTTGCAGGGTCAAGATATCGAGGCGCTGTACCTAGAAAATTATTGGCAGGGAATCGAGGTGGATTTAGGGATAGTGGCGATCGAATGGTCAGAACGTTTAACTTTTTTGCCAGAAAATTATCTAGAGATTACTTTACTCGATCGAGGCGAGCAAGGACGACGAGCGCTGCTCAATTTTGTCGGTGGGGACGAAAAAAATAGCGACCCCACAGGAATCGCTATCAGCACTTGA
- a CDS encoding BrnT family toxin → MKWTWDDNKNRTNKRDHGLSFEAAQYVFADPLAVSRPDPYPEEERWQTIGLIGKLTVFVVHTWPESDSVTGEETGRIISARRATAHERRAYEEGRF, encoded by the coding sequence TTGAAGTGGACATGGGACGACAACAAAAATCGGACAAACAAGCGCGATCACGGCTTGAGCTTTGAAGCCGCTCAATATGTTTTTGCCGATCCTCTCGCTGTCAGCCGTCCTGATCCATACCCAGAGGAAGAACGCTGGCAGACTATCGGACTGATCGGTAAATTGACTGTGTTTGTGGTGCATACTTGGCCGGAGTCTGATTCAGTGACAGGAGAGGAAACGGGACGAATTATTAGCGCACGCAGGGCAACAGCCCATGAAAGGAGGGCTTATGAAGAAGGGAGATTCTAA
- a CDS encoding addiction module antitoxin, with the protein MTEEIPSIKLLFSDEFKDRLRTLAKRYRSIRTDLQPLIDDLQIGKFIGDQIPGIGYTVFKVRLKNSDIQKGKSSGYRVIYQLKDNGCVLMLLIYAKSNQTDITAQQIQDIINKFDNF; encoded by the coding sequence ATGACTGAAGAAATTCCCTCTATTAAGCTCCTTTTCTCTGATGAATTCAAGGATCGACTTCGCACCCTCGCCAAACGCTATCGGAGCATTCGTACTGACCTACAACCTCTAATTGATGACCTTCAGATAGGCAAATTCATCGGCGATCAAATACCAGGAATAGGCTACACTGTCTTTAAAGTTCGCCTCAAAAACAGCGATATTCAAAAGGGCAAAAGTAGCGGCTATCGTGTTATCTATCAACTTAAAGACAATGGTTGTGTTTTGATGCTCCTCATCTATGCCAAATCTAACCAAACAGACATCACAGCGCAGCAAATTCAAGACATCATTAATAAGTTTGACAATTTTTAG
- a CDS encoding IS5 family transposase, whose translation MFISKIMDYQNLSDEQFKRRFGVYKQTYRKMVESVKSVEADSNSPSKRGPKPKLSIEEQVLVTLEYWREYRTYFHIGTSWELSESTICRIVNKTEKMLLQSGNFRLKGKKALLNQAEIPVVTVMDVTETPIERPKKKQKDFLGGKRGYHTLKSQLVADQTTEEIICVFCGKGRGHDFSLFKKSRVRFHPLTTSIEDSGYQGIAAYHSNSYTPKKKSKNRKLTELEKEYNKALAKERIIIEPINRKLKIFKILSCKYRNRRRRYSLRVNLLAAIYNGELGIGIAAS comes from the coding sequence ATGTTTATTAGCAAAATTATGGATTATCAAAACTTATCAGATGAACAATTCAAACGCCGTTTCGGTGTGTATAAACAAACCTATAGAAAGATGGTAGAATCAGTAAAAAGTGTTGAAGCCGACTCTAATTCACCATCTAAAAGGGGACCGAAACCTAAACTATCTATAGAAGAACAAGTTTTAGTAACGTTAGAATATTGGCGAGAATATAGAACATATTTTCACATTGGTACAAGCTGGGAACTATCAGAATCAACTATATGTCGGATTGTAAATAAGACGGAAAAAATGCTTTTACAATCGGGAAACTTCCGTTTAAAAGGAAAAAAAGCTCTACTAAATCAAGCAGAGATACCGGTCGTAACGGTAATGGATGTAACGGAAACTCCCATTGAACGCCCCAAAAAGAAACAGAAAGATTTTTTGGGGGGTAAAAGAGGTTATCATACTTTAAAATCCCAATTAGTAGCTGATCAAACTACCGAGGAAATTATCTGTGTCTTTTGTGGGAAAGGTAGAGGTCATGATTTTAGTTTATTTAAAAAAAGTCGAGTTCGTTTTCATCCTTTAACTACCAGCATAGAAGACAGTGGTTATCAGGGAATAGCTGCATACCATAGTAATAGTTATACACCGAAAAAGAAATCGAAAAATAGAAAATTAACAGAGTTAGAAAAAGAGTATAACAAGGCTTTAGCCAAAGAAAGGATTATCATTGAACCTATAAATAGGAAACTCAAAATCTTTAAAATCTTATCCTGTAAATATCGGAATCGTCGTCGAAGATATAGTTTAAGAGTTAACTTGTTGGCGGCTATTTATAACGGTGAGTTAGGGATAGGTATAGCAGCTTCTTAA
- a CDS encoding type II toxin-antitoxin system RelE family toxin has translation MAYFVEFSCEAIADLEALAPIIQERILRKVRWLSDNFENVSLQALSANLSGLFKLRVGDYRIIYSFAPEAERITIHKVGHRRDIYS, from the coding sequence ATGGCTTACTTTGTAGAATTTAGCTGCGAAGCAATCGCTGATTTAGAAGCACTCGCTCCTATCATTCAAGAGCGAATTTTGCGGAAAGTTCGCTGGTTGTCGGATAATTTTGAAAATGTTAGTCTTCAAGCTTTAAGTGCTAATTTGAGTGGTCTTTTCAAGCTTCGAGTCGGTGACTATAGAATTATCTATTCTTTTGCACCCGAAGCAGAACGCATTACCATCCACAAGGTTGGACATCGCCGAGATATCTACAGTTGA
- a CDS encoding BrnA antitoxin family protein encodes MKKGDSNPVPPEIQAEIDALATSQELIRTDLIPEATGDWSRAQRGVFYRPLKQQITLSLDADLIDWFKTQATQEEGYQTSINRALREYVETRAKK; translated from the coding sequence ATGAAGAAGGGAGATTCTAATCCAGTACCGCCAGAGATACAGGCTGAAATTGACGCTCTAGCCACGTCACAAGAGCTTATCCGCACAGATCTGATCCCGGAGGCTACGGGAGATTGGAGCAGGGCGCAGCGTGGTGTATTTTATCGTCCGCTCAAACAGCAGATCACCCTAAGCCTTGATGCTGACCTGATAGACTGGTTCAAAACCCAGGCCACACAAGAGGAGGGGTATCAGACCAGTATTAATCGCGCCCTGCGAGAATATGTAGAAACACGGGCAAAAAAATAA
- the rbfA gene encoding 30S ribosome-binding factor RbfA, protein MANDRRVSRVSSLIKREVSQMLLMEIKDDRVGAGMVSVTDVDLSHDLQHAKIFVSIYGNEDAKAETMAGLKASAGFVRRELGQRIRLRRTPEVVFLEDSSLERGDRMLHLLDHIKTDRPPEDDDSEEE, encoded by the coding sequence ATGGCTAACGACCGTCGAGTATCTCGCGTCTCCTCGCTAATTAAGCGCGAGGTCAGCCAAATGTTATTAATGGAAATTAAAGATGATCGGGTCGGTGCCGGTATGGTTAGCGTTACCGATGTGGATCTCTCCCACGACCTGCAACACGCTAAAATTTTTGTGTCTATCTACGGCAACGAAGATGCAAAGGCCGAAACTATGGCCGGTTTAAAAGCTTCCGCAGGATTCGTCCGGCGTGAACTCGGTCAACGCATCCGTCTCAGACGTACCCCCGAAGTGGTCTTCCTAGAAGATTCTTCCCTCGAACGCGGCGATCGAATGTTACATCTTCTTGATCATATTAAAACCGATCGACCCCCAGAAGATGACGATTCCGAAGAAGAATAG
- a CDS encoding glycoside hydrolase family 3 N-terminal domain-containing protein: MSDRILSLKERIGQMIVVRASGYLFDQQIRYPVWEPVNATLKHWLETLHLGGVILLGGSAAEIAFRSQQLQSWSGDNPLLIAADIEEGVGQRFSGATWFPPPMALGKIAEKSLTKATEYAREMGAITAKEALAIGINWILAPIVDVNNNPDNPVINIRSFAETPEIVANLAQAFILGADSYPVLTTAKHFPGHGDTSNDSHLDLPIINHDHHRLEALELPPFQAAIESGVDSIMSGHLLIPAWDAEFPATLSSKILGEKLRQNLGFQGLIVTDALIMGGVTKIASAAAIAVRAVQAGADILLMPPDPIEAIEAVYSAVQAGTISEARINDSWQRIQRAKEKLGQRQPSLESLSSLAAPQALEIVRDILKDSQTVSANLPIKATQGRNLIIVDDLLNCDFLDRSCPAVTMPRQWGYQTQIIDRSTFNQSLVSPETTLLQVFIRGNPFRGSAGLGEETKAIYQALLKTGQIQALIIYGSPYVFQWFRQQSAEIPYLFSYGQQPSAQKIALETIFEWPTSGENRTDTFL; the protein is encoded by the coding sequence GTGAGCGATCGCATTTTATCCCTAAAAGAACGTATTGGTCAGATGATAGTAGTCCGCGCTTCCGGCTATCTCTTTGACCAACAAATCCGCTATCCCGTCTGGGAACCTGTCAACGCCACCCTCAAACACTGGTTAGAAACCCTCCACCTCGGTGGGGTGATTCTATTAGGAGGCAGCGCCGCCGAAATCGCTTTCCGTAGCCAACAATTACAAAGTTGGTCCGGCGATAATCCTCTCCTCATTGCCGCCGATATCGAGGAGGGAGTCGGCCAAAGGTTTTCTGGCGCCACTTGGTTCCCCCCCCCGATGGCTTTAGGAAAAATAGCCGAAAAAAGCTTGACAAAAGCCACAGAATATGCTAGGGAAATGGGAGCAATTACCGCTAAGGAAGCCCTAGCGATCGGGATTAACTGGATTTTAGCCCCAATTGTCGATGTGAACAATAATCCCGACAATCCTGTTATCAATATTCGTTCCTTCGCTGAAACTCCCGAAATCGTCGCTAATCTAGCTCAAGCTTTTATTTTAGGGGCGGATTCCTATCCAGTTTTGACCACGGCCAAACATTTTCCCGGCCACGGTGACACCAGCAATGACTCCCATCTCGATCTTCCCATCATCAACCACGATCATCATCGCCTAGAAGCGCTCGAATTGCCGCCCTTTCAAGCAGCGATCGAGTCCGGGGTTGATAGTATTATGTCAGGCCATCTGTTAATTCCCGCTTGGGATGCCGAATTTCCCGCCACTCTTTCCTCAAAAATTCTCGGGGAAAAACTGCGCCAAAATCTCGGTTTTCAGGGTTTAATCGTCACTGATGCCCTGATTATGGGAGGAGTAACCAAAATTGCCAGCGCTGCCGCCATAGCAGTGAGGGCGGTACAGGCGGGGGCCGATATACTGTTAATGCCACCCGATCCGATCGAAGCGATCGAAGCGGTGTATAGTGCCGTGCAAGCGGGTACAATTAGCGAAGCGAGAATTAATGATTCTTGGCAACGTATTCAACGAGCAAAAGAGAAATTGGGGCAAAGACAGCCATCCTTAGAATCCTTAAGCAGTTTAGCGGCACCGCAAGCTCTAGAGATTGTCAGGGATATTTTAAAAGATTCCCAAACAGTTAGCGCTAATTTACCGATTAAAGCCACTCAAGGCCGCAATTTAATCATTGTCGATGATTTGCTCAACTGTGACTTTCTCGATCGCTCTTGTCCGGCGGTGACAATGCCCCGACAATGGGGTTATCAAACCCAAATAATCGACCGTAGCACCTTTAATCAGTCCCTCGTCTCCCCAGAAACGACTCTCCTACAAGTATTTATCCGTGGTAATCCTTTTCGGGGTAGTGCCGGATTAGGGGAGGAAACGAAAGCTATCTATCAAGCTTTGCTGAAAACTGGACAAATTCAAGCATTGATTATTTATGGTAGTCCCTACGTTTTCCAGTGGTTTCGTCAACAAAGCGCAGAAATTCCCTATCTTTTCAGCTACGGACAACAACCAAGCGCCCAAAAAATTGCCCTAGAAACTATTTTTGAGTGGCCAACTAGCGGCGAAAATCGGACTGATACTTTTCTTTAA
- a CDS encoding type II toxin-antitoxin system RelE/ParE family toxin, which yields MTEEIPSIKLLFSDEFKDRLRTLAKRYRSIRTDLQPLIDDLQIGKFIGDQIPGIGYTVFKVRLKNSDIQKGKSSGYRVIYQLKDNGCVLMLLIYAKSDQTDITAQQIQDIINKFDNF from the coding sequence ATGACTGAAGAAATTCCCTCTATTAAGCTCCTTTTCTCTGATGAATTCAAGGATCGACTTCGCACCCTCGCCAAACGCTATCGGAGCATTCGTACTGACCTACAACCTCTAATTGATGACCTTCAGATAGGCAAATTCATCGGCGATCAAATACCAGGAATAGGCTACACTGTCTTTAAAGTTCGCCTCAAAAACAGCGATATTCAAAAGGGCAAAAGTAGCGGCTATCGTGTTATCTATCAACTTAAAGACAATGGTTGTGTTTTGATGCTCCTCATCTATGCCAAATCTGACCAAACAGACATCACAGCGCAGCAAATTCAAGACATCATTAATAAGTTTGACAATTTTTAG
- a CDS encoding UPF0175 family protein, whose amino-acid sequence MKLLPLNETSMNLILPSKLLQTVQMTEAQMLTEIAVMLYQQQRLQFEQAAELTGMALDDFYQLLVSRNILTPPTDPDDEPKELILTSLCISLQQAKEGKVHPISELWDGIDD is encoded by the coding sequence ATGAAGTTACTGCCACTTAATGAAACCTCTATGAACCTCATCCTTCCCTCTAAACTTCTGCAAACAGTACAAATGACTGAAGCTCAAATGCTCACGGAAATCGCTGTCATGCTTTATCAGCAGCAACGCCTTCAATTTGAACAAGCAGCCGAACTAACGGGAATGGCACTCGATGATTTCTACCAATTGCTAGTATCGCGTAATATCCTCACTCCACCCACTGACCCTGACGACGAACCAAAAGAACTCATCCTCACCAGTCTTTGTATTTCTCTTCAGCAAGCTAAAGAAGGCAAAGTACATCCCATCTCTGAACTCTGGGATGGCATAGATGACTGA